The following DNA comes from Buteo buteo chromosome 7, bButBut1.hap1.1, whole genome shotgun sequence.
GGTTGTGATCTGGTAAAGTGAGGAACAGTGATTTATCTTTACTGAATATTTGGTTGTAGAAATCATTCAGTTTCCTTCACTATTAAGTAAACTAAATCCAGAAATTTTCTTCTGGTATAACAAGGCCAGGCCATTGGTGTAGGTATTTAAGAAGCTAACAGTAAGTAccaatgctttattttttactgtgcAAGAACTTCTTTAGATTTAAACGTATTGGAGATTTTGAGTAAATACAAGTTATGCTATCATATTTACATGTGTTGTGTACATTGCAGGtggcaaagaaacaaagcatgATGTCTGGAAATACAACGCCTCCATCAACAAATGGATACAAATTGAGTATCTAAATATTGGGCGATGGAGGCATAAAATGGCTGTGTTGGGTGGCAAAGTATATGTCATTGGTGGGTTCGATGGCATGCAGAGAATCAACAGCATGGAAGCATATGATCCCTTTCATAACTGCTGGTCAGAGGTAAGATGCTGCATCACATAACATTTTACTCATTTGGaacattttaatcagaaaatgttAAGGCTTGGAATCATAAAAATGAACAAGACAGGATCTAGTACAattcttttcagtatttctggtCTGTAAAAaccctaaatattttttctatagAAATGCATAACCTTCAGAAAGTAAAAATCACAGGATTGCCTGCCAGTCATTGCCTGTGAGACTTCTAATGGCTAACGTTCCTTTTCTTAGTTGGCTTTTAAAGCTAGTAGTCCATAAATCAGTAAGAACATAGTATACATGAACCAGAGTACAGGCTGAAAACTACTGCTTTGatacataatatatatatataatgtgtatATCAACCTGTGCATTATATATGGTATTGGTTATACGTTTAAGTTGTAAGTACAGTTTTCAAGGTAAAgaggatgaaaaaaacccagttctaCTAGCTGTACTTCAAGCAATGAGAAGAGAGTATTAGGCAGCCAATTAATCCATGAAAGTAATGATATTAGGCGTCATAATGGCAGATACAAGCCCCAGTTTTTAGATGATATCAAGCAATGCAGAGGAATCGTAACAATCACAGCTGCAAGTAGAAACAACAATATGAACaagtttcttgtgttttttcaaTGTACATATGAATGTAAAGGAGATTTTGGGCATTTCTGACATTTCCTAGCTGTTGAATTGTtgataatgtaattttaataaCAGCATTTGAACAgagcatatttttattaaggGTTTTACAGTcttaagaaaaagctgaaacatACTTCTTCCTTATTCCTAGAAATGTCATCTTCTGAAACCTGCTGATCATCTTAAAAGGGATGTCTGACTTAAACTTCAGCAGGCTCCCACCCCATAGGCATCAGTCTGACTACTTCAGATGGTtactaatgatttttttatggtCACACAGGCTGCTCCCCTCATGGTCAATGTGAGCTCCTTTGCAGCAGCGAGCTACAAGAAGAAACTCTACGTGATTGGGGGAGGACCCAATGGGAAGCTGGCGACAGACAAGACTCAGTGCTATGACCCTGCCACCAACACATGGAGTCTGAAAGCTGCCATGCCAGTAGAAGCCAAATGCATCAATGCCGCAAGTTTCCGTGATCACATTTATGTTGTGGGTAAGTGAAGCATTAGTGGTCCTTCTTGTCTGGACACAGCAGGGCTTGTTTCTGTGTGTTAGTTTTACCCACAAACTCTATGGAGTATCATCAAATGATCAGATGGCTCTTCGCATTGAGCTTAGTGAGGGATGGGAATCCAGCACATTCACAAACAGTTGTGAAGGAGTCACTAAGTCAAACTTCCTGTTAGCATGGAAGGTATCTTGGAAAGCTGGAGCTAGCCCAGAGACAAATTTAAGCCATCCAAAGGTGGGTTCGTAGTGGCAAGGGCATGATCTCATGGCTACATCATGTCTTCTCACCTCTCCAGGGGCATTACACAGCCCACTGCATACAGGATTTATGTAGAGATATGAGTACTAGGAGCAGGTCACAGGAGCACAGCCAGTGATATCCAAAGACCCAGACCTCTTCACTAGATCGTGCTTGGAGTTAATTCAGTCAATTGCCAGAACTGGAAGCTAAGATGGAAGAACAAGAGTTTAATGGTGAGCTGAActgtggagggaggagggagcctGCATCTCCAGAtggtgctggaaaaaaacaaaagaaggaaagaggaacaTATGTTTCCAAAACAGGAGCTCTGAAAAgttccccctccctctctcagCCTTGGTGCAGAAAGTTTCTCACTTGCAGGATAATCAATATGGTGCTGAGGGCTGGCATAGAGCCAGAGTATCACCAAATAATAAATGGTGTTCTGAAGGGAGATTTATAAtctgcatgtgtgcacacacacacacacatatatatgtatatgcatgtaCCTTGTATGTATGTAAATACCTCGTGCTTCTCCTCAGCACAGGGTTTGACCTCACCCTTTTTGTACAGGatgacagacagaaagagaaggcaTGACTTACAGGCTTGCTGATACAACTCCTGATAAAAACTGACATGATATTCCAGTTACATTCATTCAGCATCTTTCAGACAGGAACATCCACCAGTAAACCTATTGTTTACCTATCTGAGAAACAAATCTAGTTCAATCACATAGAAATCAGCCCCAACTGAAgtttaaaagataaaagagCATTTGATTACTGCATCCAAAGCAATCAAATTACCCAGACCGATGAATTACTAACTGCCAGATGAATGACTATAACTAACAACATGTATGTTTTCAGTCTGTTCCAActaggaaataaaacttgtttaaGTCACCTCACAATGAGCTGATCATCCCTCAAGTACTGGACTAGTATTGTCAAAACCAGCATTTACTGTAACTACAATACACAAATACTCACTTTGCCACCAGGTGGGATCCAGGGCACTGTTGCACCTCATCAATAAGGCCACGGCTTCAAGGTTTACCCACCCCTATTCTATATAGCTGCTATAGAAGACACATCCAGTCCCTGCAAATTTCAGAATAAGAACCATTTAGCTGTTGGTACTCTCAGGAAGGAATATATTTCCATAGCCTTCCTTGAGTATTGAGGTATTGACcatttttcaagagaaaaggaCCCTGCAAAATTGGAAAAGGTGCACAAAAGGTTTCAAAAATGACTACAGATTTGGGAGAAACTGAAGGTCACTCTCTGTTTAGCATATCCATAAGAAGATCATTGGTTCAGTCTGACAAACCCCTAAACAAGGAAGAGGCTTTTGAAAACAGCCAGCTCTAGGAAGAAGGAGGTTTGATGGACACTGAAGTTAGAGGAGTCTGAAAAAATCATGTACCCATTTCTAATACCGATACCTTACCACACCTAGTCCTTCATGATCTAAGCTCTTTTAAACAAGACTGTATTATTCTAAAGTTGTGTCCTTAGCTGAAGCAGCAGGTATGAGATAGGTCTGTTGCTGGGTACACTGTGGTCACACTGCGTGACCACAGCAGTTTGTTCTGGCCTTAAATTCCACAGCCTTATGAACAATAAGTGGCCTTCTGCGGATCTGGCTTTCAAAACAATAAAGCATCCTGTGACCTTGTTTTTTCTTAGCTTTGGGGCATAAATCATTCTTACGAATGTCAGGAATGGAGCCTTCTTGAAGTgggtgttttaattaaaatctcttACAGGAACAGCCAGTGCAAACTGATACGCATTTCCTCTCCAGGTGGGGCAATGAAAGCACTCTACTCCTACAGCCCCCAGGAAGACACATGGTGCCTGGTGACTCAGTTCACCCATGAGAGAGCCAGTTGTGGGATTTCTCCTTGCAACAACAAGCTGTTTATCACCGGGGGCCGAGATGAAAAGAATGAAGTCATTGCGACAGTTCTGTGCTGGGACCCTGAAACTCAGAAGCTAACAGAAGAGTGTGTCCTGCCTCGGGGAGTGTCTCATCACGGGAGCGTTACCCTCAGGAAGTCTTACACGCACATCCGTAGGATTGTGCCTGGGGCAGTTTCTGTCTGACCATAGGAGAACTGCAAAGAAACCCAATACCTCCGTGCCCCTGTGGCACAGACTGCAATGATGTTTTTTTAGCTGCAGGTAGCAATGGATGGAAATACTGCCACTGGGGTCCTCTGGGGAGTGTCTGTATATAAGCTCAGTCCTTGCATTTCCTCTGTACAGTATATCCTTAAATTATCTTAATTCCTTCCctccacagaaaaacaaagggaCCAGCTGTACCTTAGTCCTGCCAACACAATACCTCCAAATGGGCAAAGAAACATGATGTGTAGGTGGGAAATTTACTTCCCAGCTATATCTGCCCTGAAATGTGCTTGAACTGGCTCAGCCTGGTCCTGAAGTTTGTTTAACTATTTATTGTGTTAAGCTGGATTTGCAGCACCTActactgaaaaagagaagatgctTTTTGGAATGAAATATTTGTAACTTCAGTGAAATGTAAGGTCATTTCCtccaaagctgtgctttttttccagcgATTGGCATATTAGATTAAGTTAAAactggttggtttgtttgtttgcttgcttgaagACACTTTGTTAGTTTTTCAGTTCTGCGTGACCAAAAATATCCATCTCAGTTTGCAAACATTTCCGTCATTCCCAAGAAAGAGACTGCACAGGCTGCAAATATAAATGAACGCTAATCTGGTTCCACTGAACattcactgtagctgttttctaaTAAAGATGACCAAAACCTAGTTTCCCTTTTGCTCTGTTCTGGGGTGGTTTACTGTTCTGCCTGAAAGGCTTTTTCCTCTCACTGTTGCTGTACAGAAGTGGGGTACCGGTGCCCCCGACTGGTCGCAtccctgcctccatccccaCTGGGTGGCAGTGCTCTCCCAGGATTTTTGTCACGGGTTTTGATTTCCTGGAACGCAAACGGACAGAACAGTCtgctggagagaaaaacagTTCCAGGTACTGTTCCCAGCCTGATTCCTGGGACCATCACATGCTGTACCAGAAAGGGCAAGTGTTCAACAGGCCAGGAGGGCCCGAGTCTCAAGTCCCAGCATCTGGGTCAGttgtagagaaagaaaaataaacactgaagagGTCATGCTCGGGACACTCTGGGACACTCTTGGCCAAAGGCTGGGAACATATTcctgtccctcctcccctgcctaGTTGCTGGAAAGAGCCAACTCACCATTAaatcaagacagaaaaaacactgtGCAAAACAAATCTGTCCAAGCAGACAGCAGTGACTCCTTCcagcctctctccctctctgtaaTGTCTCCTTTTGCCTTatacagtattaaaaataatatttctctCATGTTgggctgagaaaaaaacaggggTTCCTGAATTTCAGCACACTAATGCCAGAGTCCTCAGCAGTACAGCAGGGCCCACAGACCATACTGGTGAGACTGCTGCAACTGTGCAGGTTGAGCAGGGCAGACGCAGCCCATGAGGTAGGTGCATGCCCCCCAACAGGTCTCCATTGTGTCCTTCCCTCAGAAAGACTGCAAGAAATCCTGTCTCTTCCGCAATTTGCTCCATGCCTTGAAACTCAGTTCTGTGATTCCAGCCAATCCCCACATTCTCTTACCCTAATTTTCCCCCAGTCCTTCCATtttcaactattttttaaattggtccccttccttctttatGTTCCTGTCATTCTGCTGGGTGCAGCACTTCTCACGCTTCCATGCTGGCCCAGACTGTCCCATCCCACTCTATTTTTCAGAGGGCATGAAGAAATGCCCTCtaaaaagagtattttattCCAAAGGGTTTTTGTGAAGAACAGTTACCACCTTTGACTTGGCTAGCAGTACTGGCTGGTCTACAGGGACAGAGAAGGTGGATGAATGGGGTGGGTTTCCCTTTCCCCTTGAGAACCTGGGTTTCTGTATCTTCACCTGTTGCCAAAACTAATGATAGTGGCTGCTGAAGCTGACCAGTTCTTCCTATTGGGAATCATCCTAAAAACTAGTAGCCCTCAGGAGGTGGTTGCTAATTTTTCTCTTGAGAAAAATAATCCACTGAGttggaaaaaagttttccaaataAACTTCCAAATACAAATTCCCAACTCTACATatcacagacagaaaacagcctCTTGTCTCTCCTGTGGTGGTTCCCCAGCCACACCTGCAGACTTTGGGCAAGCACGAGCCAGACCATCGCTCACTGACAAACAGCAGACAACAGAAACACAGCTTggttcctttccctttcctaatTCATGAGAGTCTCTCAAAAATTCTGCTGTTTTAATAGCAGTTCATGAAATGTTGTTTTTATTTGCCTCCCTGCTCTCCGTACCTTTCAGATTCATGGTGCAATCTGAAGGACTAGAAGcatattgaaaaacaaaaccattaagGATCAGTAGCTTTAGGAATATGCCAAAAATCACGAGGCAAGAACTAGCAGTGCTGTGCCCCCAGTTACCAGCAGTGAGGTGGGAGTGGAGACAGGAGACAACAGAAATCAAGTCGCAAGGAAACttgtaatttccttttcctatcACAGGCTTGCTCTCATCTGTCATACCCACCTCCCACAGGGAATGGCCACATTTACAGTTTCTGTCCAAAGGATGTACAGTATCTCAGTGTACAAAACCAGTGACTAGTGAAGCAAAGAGCAGATGACTGCCTGCAGGAGCTGTGTAATCTGTCTCAGGGGCAGCCAGTGCTGTTCCCCAGCGCTGGTATGCAGCCCAGGGGTACTCAGGGTTGCCTTGAGTGCAACCAGGCAAATGCCAGTTTCCTTCTGACCTATTACTATACTAGACGTCCCTTAGAAAATGACACAGCCAACTGATGGAGCAGGAGTAGACACTCTAATATTAATCACTAAAACTGCAGGaggttaattatttttactgaataaTTACGCAAATTGTAGCAAATGGACTAAACCCCAAATTCAAAGCTGAGTGCTTGTTTACCTGCCTGGAGATTCTCTGCATCTCATGACACTGAAACTGATCTCATTTGAGGCACAGATCTAActgcagatttatttatttatttcttcagtgctgTATGGCACAGACCCAACCCCTGGAATGCAGGTCTGACTCCCTTCAGTCTGCAAGTTACAGACAGCAGTCAACTGCACTGTAAATCCAACCGAGAGGGAAGAGAGCAGTGGTAAGCGAAGTGACAATGTTGGCACaagaaaagagggggaaaactGACCAGCAATATATTTAGGCTAAAAATTAGAATACCTTTAGTGATTCATGCTATTGCAATTCATTAAAGGATTACTGCCCCCAGCTGCCAAATCACATGTTAAAGTCAACTGCTCTCCATTtcactttaaattaaaatgctagGCAGGCACAGTGACATCCAAGAAGTTCACTTATGTAACCTGGGAGAGGTCGATACATGGGCCCTGGTAAAGTCTTAGTTTGAATTTCCAGAGCTTATGTGGAGATACCCTTACAAGGTTGCTAATTACTACAGCCATAAGGTTGTGGCAAATAGAGAAGCCTAACAATCTTTAAGACAAAACTCaatatatttatgaaaagaaTTATAGGTACCTAGTGCTTGTGATGTTGCCCTGGTGACTCCTTTGGTCCTATTCAGATAGACTGGGGAAATCCCCAAAGGCCAGTGGTTCAGGTGTATGGTGTGTTTCTTCTACACATGCTGTAACATACTGCTTTTGTACCAAACAGCACCGTAATATTCCATGTGAAGAAGTTGTCTACAAGCAGTCACTTAAGCAAAGCTGACCTATCTAATGTTAAACCACCTTAAAGTGGATTAATAAAATATCATCAACTCACAGTGCAGATGACCGTTTAGAATTCCATTCACCGTAACTAATCTCAGTTCAACTAAAATCTTTTCTAGGCAAACACCCATTTTAGGGAACAATTTCCAGGACATGAATAAGATTACTTTATTCATCTTTCTTAGCAGGTTACTTCTACAAAGTAGTGTTTTGTTTGCCTGGTCCTTATGATATCACTATATACAGATTTCATAGATAAACTTGCCACGATCACCAATTCACTTCCTCCATCTTTCAGTGTCCTTCTTTATGTTACCAAACTTCTAGTTGTCTCTAAATATATCCAGGGGACGTGTATGTAAGAAAGAGTTACAGAATTGGCAATATAATCCTACCCAAATCTGTCCTGGAGATTAACTTCATAATTGACAGAGGTTAGCAGGAAGATCAAGTACTATTAACCTGCAGCTACCCAAAGTCACCTATGGCTGTGTATAGAACTACCTTACTTTATACTATTTACACAGTTATCTTTAGTACTTAGCATGCAAATTTACAATATAGGTAAACTTCAGGTAATAAAGCTTGAAAGAACCTTGCATGGACAAAACAACCTGTTAGTTATCAGCATCTTTGTCAATGGGCATTGGCATAAAGATTTAGCCCAGGATACGAACGGCCTGGGGAGTTACGGGTACCTCTTCCATTCTTGATCATATTGCATGCTAAAGGGATTTAGCAGAAAGCACCCGATCTAGTATACAGACATATTCCCCATCTTTCCTAGTGTTATGGAAGACCCCTGTTATAGGATGAGTATAAAGTCTTTATAGAAACATAGCTTGTGTGATGGATGTCTATGGTACATTCatcttgaaaaatgaaagcagccaGTAAAAAGCAACTTCTAGGTCctaatttttttactgaagacTATTGAGAagaaatgttgggttttttttctggaaaacaaagcaattagGAATTTAATGCTCCTTTGGGTCAAAATAGGGGAAGCACAAAACCATGgttaaagaaaatatgcaatATTACAGTTTATTCACTTGCAACAACTTTACCTTAGAGATGCTCTTACACAAGAGGTGTCCCTTAGTGGCAAAGCCTCTGTTATGTCCTTGCTCATTCCCAGATCTGAACTGGAATTTGTTACCCCCCTCAATTGTGCTGACACAGCTGTTCGCAGAACATCCTATAAACCAGATTGCTGGGATGATCTCGGTTCAAATGAAAACACCACCACTTCTCTTTGGAGGGATATTTTTAACCTGAAACCCCAGAAGCAGTTGTATCAGCAAACTGGAGAGAGCAGACACTGCAATGTGAGGAGAGTAACAAGCAGTCTGGGAATGAGCAGAGAAAGAGATCAGCAGGAACCTCTCAAACAGGATTCACTGCCAAAAATCATCTTGTGCAACCAGACACCAATGTCCTCCTGGCTCACACTTAGTGGAATTCTTCAGATGAGGGTGAAATACCCAAAAGCCACATTCAGCACTTTCTGTGTATTGCTTTAAGCAAACAGAAGGTGGAGAGATTCTGCACACAAGGAAAATACTGCACAGAGTGAAATCAAGGGCcattttctaatgctttttttcttttaagtccaatgtatttttgtataaaaagtaacaaattctaaaaatattatctttagAAATACCAAAGCTCTTTTCTCAAGTCCAAGGAATGGCactgcaatttaattttctcacaCTGAAGTTTATGTCTAATGAAATTTTGCATTCTTTAAAGAtcagaaatatgttttacttATCTTCTATAGGTAGGTGGCTGATCTGGAAAACCCAGAAGGCTCTTACAAGATACCATCTTTCTTGGCCCTGAGTATATCAACAggctctgcagcctctcctcctgACCTTCCTAGGGGTTTGGTGGCAGGTACCCAACACCAGCTCCGATACGGTGCAGCTGTAACCTGTGATCAGGCTGCTAGAGAAGATTTTTGTGAGCCAGAACTGGGAGATGCCTCATCAGGGACTCAGAAGCAGTGTTTATGCTTAGTCTCTCTCCCCGGGTCATGTCTGAGCTATGCCATAGGTACACGGGTGGCCAGCCTCACACAttgctgctcctgccctgctgccctagctgctgggctcagccttggcctgGTCACATCAGTACGGACCCAGCAGGGAATCAGGGCTCTAGGCTGACCTAGGCTCCCCACAGTCACCCACCCGCCCAGCTCACCCAGCACAGGCACAGCGGGACTGAACCCTGCAGGGAGGTACTGCCACCCACTGCCCCCAGCTCGTTTTCCTTCACCGAGCAGCCCATCCATCTGTGTTATGCCCTGACAGTGTCATGTGCCAGGCTGCCCAACAGACACTGATCAAAGATGACTTCCCATCAGACtgagattttataaaaattcagtgttttgcaGATTGGCAGACAGAATCTGTAAGGCAGCTAATACGCTAGCACACTGCACAAGATGAAGCACAGCATTTCACTGAGTACAGCAGTTTCTGGAGGCCCCTCTCAGTGTATGTTTTAAAGAATAGGACATTGGCTACCAACCTTGCACGAATACACTGTGAGTGAAAGAAATAGCTGTTCTGTTCACAGCATGTTTGGTTAAGGATCCTCTCTGCTGTCGGTGATGCTGTCAAGAGACCTGTGGTTACCCCCTTTGCTTTGCACCATcgatttttaattttctattttccagAAGGGCATCTGCCACAGGTGGATGAAAATGATCTTGATTCAATATGTCCTCCAAAAGATACTGCCTTCCCGCATCAGAATGAAGCTTAGAACTTCATCCAGGGTAGCGTTTGCTGTATTCTCAGCTGTGATGTGATGAAAGATCTGTGGCCTTCTGGCACCCAGGAGACAGAGTTCTTCTTCAGATCACTTCTTCAGAAGCTGAGTGATTTCCATCAGGCTTGCATGCTAACAAGGTAAGGACAACTcctctgctgtggctgtgctctGCGTTGGCTCAGGATTGTGATGGAGCAGGTGACACCAGGCGAAGATGCTTCCTTCTGACAATGGATTTGAGAGATGCTGAGATCTCTCTGTATCGCAGCCCATACAGAAAAGGGAACAAAACTTTAGGCAGAATCATCAGGACATTGCAGACTGTCAGGGAGACCCAGATTCCTGTCTGCAGTCTGATGACAACATTAATGCACAAGAACGATTCTACAAAAAGGGCCAAGAGcggaaagaagtaaaaaaataacacagtgttgtgcattaaaaatgttacaCTGGCTCTGGAGCAGATGCTTTCCCATATACCcaattgtttggttttaaaatacaaaatagcaTAGCAACAAAATATTAGAGACAGGCAGAGAAAGATAACCGTGGTAGAAAGCCAGAAACAGAGTTTCACAGCATCAGTCCCATTCAGAGTTAATATTAGTATTACTGGAACCGAGCACATTTCCAGAACACAGGGTACAAAGCTGTGAGTGCTTGATAGCACCAAGAAGAAAATTCCAGGGAAAGCCCCAGAACACATCCATAGtaatacaataatttttttagttCGTGAAGGAGGCAAAATAGCAATGTAGcgcaaaggaaacaaaatagcTATGTATGTGTCCAAGACTATTGCAGCAGCTGTGAACA
Coding sequences within:
- the GPR148 gene encoding putative G-protein coupled receptor 148 produces the protein MDFSSCALVKKENATEYRHRETEFNSSSNLDDASLYYLLEEWALNPSGTNMKMFLIPPVVGLVAGVLIIPAILFVIFSTFSIRQETRYLLLGNALLSDLIYLLFYTLSAALNAAHVHLPKEVCVLLLFLLAVAYCGGLFTAAAIVLDTYIAILFPLRYIAILPPSRTKKIIVLLWMCSGAFPGIFFLVLSSTHSFVPCVLEMCSVPVILILTLNGTDAVKLCFWLSTTVIFLCLSLIFCCYAILYFKTKQLGIWESICSRASVTFLMHNTVLFFYFFPLLALFVESFLCINVVIRLQTGIWVSLTVCNVLMILPKVLFPFLYGLRYREISASLKSIVRRKHLRLVSPAPSQS